From a region of the Aeoliella mucimassa genome:
- a CDS encoding sulfotransferase, with product MPDVSPIVVVSGLPRSGTSLMMQMLAKGGIEPVTDHERQADADNPKGYYEFERVKKIKQDTAWLPDARGKVVKMISQLLFDLPATEHYKVVFMRRDMDEVITSQEKMLVRRGVNPPDPAVIKKAFESHLTKFFAWLPTQSTIDLIEINYNELVLDPIPSAEQIVEFLPMQVDLEQMLTAVDSSLYRNREIENAN from the coding sequence ATGCCTGATGTATCTCCCATTGTTGTTGTTTCTGGCCTGCCCCGCTCGGGTACGTCGCTCATGATGCAGATGCTGGCCAAGGGGGGCATCGAGCCGGTAACCGACCACGAGCGGCAAGCGGATGCGGATAATCCGAAGGGTTACTACGAGTTCGAGCGGGTCAAGAAGATCAAGCAAGACACCGCCTGGCTACCCGATGCCCGGGGCAAGGTGGTGAAGATGATCTCGCAGCTGTTGTTCGACCTGCCTGCGACGGAGCACTATAAAGTTGTCTTCATGCGACGCGATATGGACGAGGTAATCACCTCGCAAGAAAAGATGCTGGTGCGTCGAGGAGTGAATCCCCCCGATCCGGCGGTGATTAAGAAAGCGTTCGAGTCGCACCTGACGAAATTCTTCGCCTGGCTGCCGACGCAATCGACGATCGACTTGATCGAGATCAACTACAACGAGTTAGTACTCGATCCGATTCCTTCGGCCGAGCAAATCGTTGAGTTTCTACCAATGCAAGTCGATCTGGAGCAGATGCTCACCGCGGTCGATTCGTCGCTCTATCGCAATCGCGAAATAGAGAATGCGAACTAA
- a CDS encoding aldo/keto reductase — protein sequence MNVSSRRAFLSSVAAGSAALASGPLLAQYSKPGSVMPTQGNASGPLPKNDPTEAKRFVPSTRLGLGGVAVGNGFAPTSDEEAQATLAAAWDSGVRYFDTSPYYGFGLSERRYGWFLHNHPADDYVLSTKVGRVFHATDAPRTGTLWKEASPFDYKYDYTADGARRSIEDSLERLGVSQIDIAFIHDLSPDNGEIDWQEQFEIARKGAMPELTKMREEGMIKAWGFGVNRPAPALNSLEVADPDIMLLACQYSLIDHDQALHDTLPKLAERNVSVVVGAPLMAGYLAGRDRYLYGGNVPEGAPAKRSQLSEVVTRYGIDLRTASLQFAAANPTVSSVIPGARTPAQAEANAESMRVKIPTDLWSELKHEGLIANDAPVPAEQA from the coding sequence ATGAATGTCTCGAGCCGTCGTGCGTTTTTGTCGAGTGTAGCCGCGGGGAGTGCCGCGTTGGCTTCCGGACCGCTGTTGGCCCAGTACTCCAAGCCAGGCTCGGTAATGCCAACGCAGGGCAATGCTTCGGGTCCGCTGCCGAAGAACGACCCCACGGAAGCTAAACGATTCGTCCCCAGCACTCGTCTCGGTTTGGGCGGAGTCGCGGTCGGCAACGGATTTGCCCCGACCAGCGACGAAGAGGCTCAAGCCACCTTGGCGGCCGCTTGGGATTCGGGCGTGCGTTACTTCGATACGTCGCCTTACTACGGTTTTGGTCTGAGCGAGCGTCGCTACGGGTGGTTCCTGCACAATCACCCCGCGGATGATTACGTGCTGTCGACCAAAGTGGGCCGGGTGTTCCACGCTACCGATGCTCCGCGCACCGGAACGTTGTGGAAAGAAGCGTCGCCATTTGATTACAAGTACGACTACACCGCCGATGGCGCGCGTCGCTCGATTGAAGATAGCCTCGAGCGACTCGGGGTATCGCAGATCGATATCGCCTTCATCCACGACCTCTCTCCCGACAATGGCGAAATCGACTGGCAAGAACAGTTCGAAATCGCCCGCAAGGGAGCCATGCCCGAACTGACCAAGATGCGGGAAGAGGGAATGATCAAGGCCTGGGGTTTCGGAGTGAATCGCCCCGCGCCGGCCCTTAACTCACTGGAGGTGGCCGATCCCGACATCATGCTACTAGCTTGCCAGTACTCGCTGATCGATCACGATCAGGCCCTGCACGACACGCTGCCGAAACTCGCTGAACGCAATGTATCGGTCGTCGTCGGCGCACCGCTGATGGCTGGCTATCTCGCAGGGCGCGATCGTTACCTGTACGGTGGCAATGTCCCAGAGGGGGCTCCGGCCAAGCGTTCGCAACTGAGCGAAGTGGTCACGCGCTACGGTATCGACCTGCGAACCGCGTCGCTGCAGTTTGCCGCGGCGAATCCCACGGTTTCCTCCGTCATTCCCGGCGCCCGCACCCCCGCCCAGGCGGAAGCCAACGCCGAATCGATGCGGGTGAAGATCCCCACCGACTTGTGGTCGGAGCTCAAGCACGAGGGACTCATCGCCAACGACGCTCCCGTGCCGGCGGAGCAGGCTTAG